Proteins encoded together in one Impatiens glandulifera chromosome 1, dImpGla2.1, whole genome shotgun sequence window:
- the LOC124918926 gene encoding 13S globulin seed storage protein 1-like produces MAFLSLGLFLMVLFHGCTAQFSPHQNQWQALGGAQRHRLQARTSCDIDRISAREPNRRFSAEAGETEIWDLENEEFLCAGFVAIRYTIQPRGLLLPSYTNAPQISYVIRGKGIQGAVIPGCAETFESSQESGFPDRHQKVREIRQGDVLSVFPGMTTWAFNNGENPLELISLLDLSNDANQLDLKIRKFFLAGNPSAARGEERHGAQTKEAGNVFKGIDEKFLSAIFNVDVDTARKLKGDEDNRGNIVRVEKNFEVVCPSYQGEEAEMRERRHNGLEETVCTMKLSQNIDSARRADVYNPRGGRLTTLNSHHFPALNTIQLSAERGVLYRNAILAPYWNVNAHSMVYILRGSGRMQIVGSKGTVFDEQVKEGQIVVVPQDFASIKKASQDGLEWIAFKTSANAMTSPIAGRLSVFRGLPVDVLMNSYGISREEARNLKFNREGLKVFGPGSATRS; encoded by the exons ATGGCTTTCCTCTCTCTAGGTCTGTTCCTTATGGTCCTCTTCCATGGCTGCACCGCCCAGTTCAGCCCTCATCAGAATCAATGGCAGGCCTTAGGCGGTGCCCAAAGACACAGGCTCCAGGCAAGAACCAGCTGCGACATAGACCGCATCAGCGCCCGCGAGCCCAACCGCAGGTTCTCTGCCGAAGCCGGAGAGACCGAAATCTGGGACCTAGAAAATGAAGAGTTCCTATGTGCAGGTTTTGTAGCCATCCGCTACACCATCCAGCCACGTGGACTTCTCTTGCCATCCTACACAAATGCCCCTCAAATCTCTTACGTCATTCGAG GCAAAGGTATCCAAGGGGCTGTCATTCCAGGCTGCGCTGAGACATTCGAATCCAGTCAAGAATCCGGTTTTCCCGACCGCCACCAGAAGGTTAGAGAAATCCGACAAGGTGATGTTTTGTCTGTCTTTCCCGGAATGACAACATGGGCCTTCAACAACGGCGAGAACCCTCTTGAGTTGATTTCGCTTCTCGATCTCAGCAACGATGCCAACCAGCTCGATCTCAAGATcaga aAATTCTTCTTGGCCGGAAACCCATCGGCGGCGAGAGGAGAAGAGCGCCACGGAGCCCAGACCAAAGAAGCCGGCAACGTTTTCAAGGGAATAGACGAGAAATTCTTGTCTGCCATTTTCAACGTGGATGTTGACACAGCAAGGAAACTAAAGGGAGATGAAGATAACAGAGGCAATATCGTCCGAGTTgagaaaaactttgaagttgtATGCCCTAGTTACCAGGGAGAGGAAGCCGAAATGAGAGAGAGGAGACACAACGGTCTTGAAGAAACCGTTTGTACCATGAAGCTGAGTCAGAACATCGACAGTGCTCGTCGCGCTGACGTGTACAACCCACGTGGCGGACGACTCACCACCCTCAACTCTCACCATTTCCCCGCACTCAACACGATCCAACTCAGCGCCGAGAGAGGTGTTCTTTACAGG AATGCTATATTGGCTCCATACTGGAACGTGAACGCGCACAGCATGGTGTATATACTACGTGGGAGCGGGAGGATGCAGATTGTGGGTAGCAAGGGAACAGTTTTCGATGAACAGGTTAAGGAAGGACAGATCGTGGTGGTGCCACAAGACTTTGCTTCCATTAAGAAGGCTAGCCAAGATGGCTTGGAATGGATCGCATTCAAGACTAGTGCCAATGCCATGACTAGCCCCATAGCCGGGAGGTTGTCTGTTTTCAGGGGACTGCCCGTGGATGTGCTGATGAATTCTTATGGAATCTCGAGGGAAGAGGCTAGGAACTTGAAGTTCAACAGGGAAGGTTTGAAGGTGTTTGGACCTGGATCCGCCACCAGATCATGa